The Camelina sativa cultivar DH55 chromosome 14, Cs, whole genome shotgun sequence genome includes a window with the following:
- the LOC104742712 gene encoding jacalin-related lectin 8-like has protein sequence MVIIYLFLFLSSVIIDSNGFAMAQKVEAIGGKGGKLWDDGANHDNVAKVYIRGDHEGIQYIKVDYVKDGQSINGSVHGGSADGFTQTLEIDHLKYEQIVSVEGYYNEKTGVMQALQFKTNLKTSDFIGYQKGTKFSLGVEGKISIGFHGSALHNLRSIGAYLKTPPTKSELQGGITGGEYWDDGSNYDGVRKVYVTFTETHIRSMNIDYDQDGQVVTRYHGMKNGETQEFVVDFPNEYMTSVEGTYDHIHEGNYLVLTSLTFKTSKGRISQTFGLVIGTKFVLESKDNVIIGFHGRDGGSFDAIGVYFSPMISS, from the exons ATGGTCATCatctatctttttctctttctctcatctgTCATTATAG ATTCAAATGGGTTCGCAATGGCCCAAAAGGTAGAAGCAATAGGTGGGAAAGGAGGGAAGTTGTGGGATGATGGAGCCAACCATGATAATGTAGCAAAAGTCTATATACGAGGTGATCATGAAGGGATTCAGTACATCAAAGTCGACTATGTCAAGGATGGACAATCTATTAATGGATCAGTCCATGGTGGTTCAGCCGATGGTTTCACACAGACG tTGGAGATTGACCATCTCAAGTATGAACAAATTGTATCTGTTGAGGGTTACTACAATGAAAAGACCGGTGTGATGCAAGCTCTACAATTCAAAACAAACCTCAAGACTTCAGATTTTATTGGATATCAAAAGGGTACTAAGTTTTCACTAGGAGTCGAAGGAAAAATCAGCATTGGCTTCCATGGATCTGCGTTGCATAACCTACGCTCTATTGGAGCATATTTAAAGACTCCTCCTACCAAATCGGAACTCCAAGGTGGCATAACAGGAGGCGAATATTGGGATGATGGTTCTAATTACGACGGTGTAAGAAAGGTGTATGTTACTTTTACTGAAACTCATATAAGGAGTATGAACATCGACTATGACCAAGATGGCCAAGTAGTAACACGTTATCATGGGATGAAGAATGGAGAGACACAAGAG TTTGTTGTGGACTTTCCGAATGAGTATATGACATCTGTGGAGGGTACATACGACCACATCCACGAGGGTAACTACTTAGTCCTTACGTCATTGACTTTCAAAACATCAAAAGGGAGAATCTCTCAGACATTTGGATTGGTCATTGGTACCAAATTTGTGTTGGAGAGTAAAGATAATGTTATCATCGGGTTCCATGGAAGGGATGGTGGTTCTTTTGATGCTATTGGAGTTTATTTCTCTCCAATGATATCTTCGTAG